One segment of Peromyscus leucopus breed LL Stock chromosome 5, UCI_PerLeu_2.1, whole genome shotgun sequence DNA contains the following:
- the LOC114701953 gene encoding 40S ribosomal protein S29-like — protein MGHPQRSWSHPQKFGQGSRSCRFCSNCHGLIRKYGLNMCRQCFRQYAKDIGFIKLD, from the coding sequence ATGGGTCACCCGCAGCGTTCCTGGAGTCACCCACAGAAGTTCGGCCAGGGTTCTCGCTCTTGCCGCTTCTGCTCTAACTGCCACGGTCTGATCCGGAAATACGGCCTGAACATGTGCCGTCAGTGTTTCCGCCAGTATGCGAAGGACATAGGCTTCATTAAGTTGGACTAA